From Daucus carota subsp. sativus chromosome 6, DH1 v3.0, whole genome shotgun sequence:
GTATCTTATGTCCTCTTGCGAAGTCTGGCGCTCATTTTTGTCTCTTCTACAATTATGTGTCAGATATGTTACGGCATTAACATGTGTTTGTATCAGGGGGAGCATGCTTTGCCGCAGCAGTTTGTCCATGCATACAAGGATGGCCAGTTTGTAACCACTCCTGTATCACACTCTGGCGGTTAATGGTGGCATATCACGGCTTCggttttatgttttatattcatttattttttttttccttttctcctTTTTGGATTGCTTGAATCCCTAAAAGATTGCTTTCCCCTGCCGTTCATCTATCACGCCTTGTCACGATGATGAAGTTAAGTATTGATtcgatttttttgttttactaAATTGTTGTAAAAACAGAGTCTCCCCGATTTAAGAATATTTTGTCCGTTGACTGGTAAGAAGTTTTGGGTGGAATATCATCCACACGTTCAGGCATAGTTTGTGCGACTAGTGTGGTTGGAAATTTTGGGTTAAACCCTGTTCAGACAAATACTGCATATATTGTATTTCGCATCTTATGCAAACTCATGTATGATGAATGTTGGtttattgttattgttgttgTGGTCACATTGCTACTTGTTTATGCCGAGTTACTAATGTTAACCTATTGATCTGGGCCATTTCAAAGATTATGTTAACTGTTTTGAGAGGTTCTATGATCATGTTTAAGTTGTAGACTTGGTTAAGTTGCAGACTGGGAGACCCATTTTTTCACCATTAATTTAAATTGGTTCTGTGATTCAAATACATGTAATAAATTTTTCTGAGGAAAATGTCACAGCATTAAAAtctctttttaaaacaaatctaTATAATGGTAAGATGCAACAACGAATTATATAAGCCTGTAAAATATGGTTGAGTGTACGGAATCTTGTATCTGATTGGCCATGTCGGCCGAGACAAGCATAAACCGGTGACTTTGTTCCAACTTAAATGTAAGACGAACGAACCTACGTAAACACCCTCTTATATACTTAGTACCATACATCATTGGCGGGTGTGTAGTATATAAAACACTATACTGACTATCAATTGCGAATCAACAGagaatttaaaaagaaattaggCCAATAGTTTGTTTTTTTGGACACAAGTACATTGGGATCTAGCCACAAATACGTAGAAAGAATATACGAATGGTTGAGTACGGATGCATTATGCATAGATGTGATGAGGGCGGATCTATAATTCAAACTTTAGggcacttaaacaaatttcggAAAAACACATGACGTGTTTGGGAatatggatttcatttgaaattttggatttgatcaaataacatgtttgagaatttgaatttgtatttcttttcaaatccgcacattcaaatattagtataaatataagaatttgaaatgacaactcatatcatgtcatttgaaatctaTCAGTTGAAATGAAATGTAAGGAGACACGTGTCCCGTGCCTCTTTCCAGATCCGTCCCTGATGCGGTGGTAACTAATAATGCATAAAAAGTCAAATGGGTTGGTCCGCATAAATATTGAGCAGAAGCAATAGCATTAATTCACATGCATTATTATTGCTAGCATCAGCTCAGGAAGAAAATGGGAATTGGGTTGAACATCAACTATCCATCACCAAAGTTGCACAAAGCAGCTGAGATCACACCAACAACCTGGAAAAAACATGCAGTCGTTTCAGCTAGTAGGACTAGTGCTTGTAATGATCAACATTGGGATTTCTGTTACGAGACACTACAAAAAGTGTCCAGAACCTTCAGTGGTGTGACTATGCAACTCTCACAACCAAAACTTCGCGATGCGGTATGTATAACATATATGTAAATTCCTGTTTGTGTTGTGGTAAAACAAGATTTATTACGAATAAATAATCTTATACGTGACCAACTCGATTTCCACGTCATTCTGTAACTATTTTTGTAGTGTGTTCTGTGCATGTAGCATTTCTCTTAATCATAAGGAGAGTTGCATATGTATATGAACATTCAAATTTCGTAAAACACTGCCATGCATGAGATACCAAGCAATTATATGGCCTACGATTTGTCAAGTCAAAAAATACCACATTTTAACGTTTGGACCAAAACTACCATTTTAATGTCTTCTTCATTATTACTCATTCGCACAGTgtataactaaataaatattaaatattttttaaaaacttttaTGCATTCTGAGGGATATCATATGTTATCCATTCTTAAAACCAAGTAAGTTTTACTCctctatttttaatatatatgacgtttgactttttggcaaaCACTTTTAAATGCTTTGAtcggatagttaaaaatattatttttgaatttttctttttatgaacaaaaatatgtaatcaaaattttagttcacaaaaaaaatcaattaaaaatgataatttttactatccgaTCAACTCACCTAAAGCtacgtgcccaagtcaaaagtgacatattaaaaaacagagagagtatcATTTTTCTTAGAAATTTTTATGCATTTTAGAATATTCATTTCTCTTGATAAGTAACCGagtaaatttcattttttatctTCAAATTCTTATGTTACATAAAACTACTCCTTCTGTGCATATAATATAGAGTAAACCTCAAAATTGTGGCCAGAGTTTACACTGATTTTCATAAAGTTGGCCagagtttcaaattctcaaaaagctGGCCAGACTTTGACCTtgatttttaaaagtgtggctcccgttaaatgtcactgACGGGAGTAACGAACAAAGGGTAAAAATGAGTTCCAAATTCTGAGAAAGgtggccaaactttggctccgttattaaaaaatatggctCCCGTTAAGTGACATTTTACGggagccacatttttgaaaagcgaagccaaaatttggccactttttttaaaatttggaacTCTggccaaatttttgaaaattggtgTAAACTTCGGCCACAACTCTGAAGTTTACTCTATAATACATCAGCATCAATTCAACACAACGATCAACAACATCGCAATGTTATCATCAATTATCCTCTTATTAAAGAAATATTGTAGACAACAAATATGATTAGAGTTATAATTTTCAATTGGACTGTTCAATTAAAAAGTTATTGCATGTAATTTAGAGTATGAATATCTTAATAACTTGATATATCATCTGCACATTAGGTTTGCGTTCTGTATTTGGCACTTCGAGCTGTCGACACAGTAGGTATGTTACATTTCTCGCTTACTTGACCTACATATATTTGTATACAACTCGGACTTTTTTATATCAGAAACAATCTGTTTTTGAATGTTTTGACAGAGGATGACAGTGAGGTTCCGGCAGATGTTAAAATACCCATTTTAAGGAATTTTCATCGTCATATTTATGATAGAGACTGGAAGTTTATATGTGAGttgattcatatatatataattattcggCTCTTCTTTTATTCACTGAATTTCAACCCTCTTATCGATTACTAGCAAcctattttattaatattgttgTATATTTTGGGTGAAGGTGGTGCGAATGGTGATAAAGAAATAATGCAAGggcatcatcatcttcattccGCCTTTATGGATCTTGAAACCAGGtccatttttcttcatctttttcTCTTCCATCTCCAGCCCCCAACAAATTAAACCTTCTAACTCAAATTTATAATATGCCTTCAtggataatttatgaaattgttATGCATTCTCACTTCTTTCAAATGAAATACTACGATAGCTATCTACAGAACGCATCTACATAAGAGTACATGTTAGCATAATTAAACATGGACTGGAATATTAGCTAAAAGATATATTTTGTATACTCAGTGTTGTGTTAAATAGTTATGGTTTGGTCTGAAGGAATGACCATGAGTTTCGAATCTTAATCCAttattaaatttcattatatccttatatcacaaatataaagagtttaatttaaatatttggtATAGTATCATTAGACAAAAATGAATTGTTAgatcttattattatttgataaagGGTTGAGATTacatgataataaaatatatttattgtataatatttaaatatagaaTACAGATTTATACactatatcaaatatttaaattgttgggacgttttcttttcggacattaaggtcttattgtctaaacttTCAGAGACATTTTCACGTCTTTTTCGGTAaatgaaagaaactcctcggagtattggcgtatatcgatacgagcaagtgtattttctgtcaaaaaaaggTGGTTTTTGAAAAATCAATCGACGTTCGTTTTGTAAAAATGAAatagaattaaattttataattagaatatgatttgtattttttatatatcttaaatacCGCAACATAAATACAAATCATTAGATTATATTGTTTGATGAACGGTTATATTCCTAATAACATAAGATATTTATGTTAGTATTTagatatgaaaataataatttatatttcaatgaACTAAATCAATTTGAATAAGGTTGTGTCCTAAACAAATATAAGCAGATTTTGTAGAAATTAAAAAGGAAAAGATAATGTGCATTGTCATGCAATCAAAtgttaatttattaatctaaagAATGGAAATTAGTTACATAGTTACCCGAATATATTGGTTCCTcgctgatatatatatatatatatatatatatgtgtgtgtgtgtgtgtgtgtggggtggggggggggggcttCTCAGTGAGGAAATTGTCAAAATGGTAACCTAGgaacttttttcaaaaatacgtgGGTGGTAGCGGTTGCACTATTTGCTGGGAGTTACTTCAGTTATGTACTAGCAGTTATTGTATGTGTTCGGTAAATAACTATACTCTaaacacaaaaatatttttaaagataattaatatttctatgttctgtaaatttataaaaaatatttttatgttctgtaaatttatttatgaacttatgttgtaaatttatttatgaacttatgttctgtaaataaatataatatgtgtcctgtaaattaattacagccatatttacacatataaataatatttgtaaactaatgttctataaattaattacagAACACgatattatgattataaataaaaatatttatttataaacttatgttctgtaaattaaatataatatgtgtcccgtaaattaattacagtcatatttacacatataaataatatttttaaactaatgattaaaattatgattataaataaaactatttatttataaacttatgtttagtaaataagtataattaaaagataaagaatgttaataataataaatagaaaaatatatgtgGTATGTGTTTGAGAATAAGTAGTCACGTGGTTTGGTGTTTTAGGCTTACAGGTATACAGTTATAAAAGTTGAGCGCATGCATATTGTATGGCTGAGATATAAAGTT
This genomic window contains:
- the LOC135147162 gene encoding squalene synthase 1-like, which translates into the protein MGIGLNINYPSPKLHKAAEITPTTWKKHAVVSASRTSACNDQHWDFCYETLQKVSRTFSGVTMQLSQPKLRDAVCVLYLALRAVDTVEDDSEVPADVKIPILRNFHRHIYDRDWKFICGANGDKEIMQGHHHLHSAFMDLETRSQKIIEDAILNTGEGMAKFIPSEIKTMNDYEDYAILTNTPWIFGTSKLSHLLVGENLPPDAFFYQAALLQQLSKLSSCSFSK